The Rhodocytophaga rosea genome has a segment encoding these proteins:
- a CDS encoding OmpA family protein, whose amino-acid sequence MCQQYTKAKYRTKAIKSAARDSLARTAQTQFEFTNINKIPYYQDGKILEQIDKLEKKKEWEKAYAMLTNYVKSFGIQNFYRDTPLLWRLAKLVELLDDIEKAKYLYRLVLKHHRGDIRKVELYYDSLSKYDTDYFVPIEYYYELVEYRKSIDTLRPPVGVLLNMGYGVNSEYADYGPTLSKDNNSLLFTSKRNVKKVGVNTVVNEDIYYTRKVDDIWEDAQSLSTINTRYNEGSAKISKDGRTLFFSRCASPESYGNCDIFVAQLQPDSTWGNVRNLGPQVNSTAWDSHPALSHNEDTLFFASDRLGGFGLSDLYFTFKRADGSWAPAQNMGPVINTRQSEVSPFYHPQFDVLYFSSNGQLLNFGDFDIYKCYKIEGMWQEPRSIGPLVNGRGSEYYFTIDSQSKDLFYARSEHDDIKNMDLFSFPLPMEAQPGAITKFEGSVKDSISGAAFTGIVSIIDLTNNIEVAPKFLRPDGSYDFDLIRNNDYLVIITGEDFFRIERTFRLVGDTAIHIETPHIDLKKWEFASLEFSENSAEIKPGMMKDLNKVVEFLLDHPDFKLKISGHTDSQGDANSNMKLSQRRAESIKSYVIKKGNMEDNRIEAKGYGNTMPIVEEKTDADKKINRRVEFEIFRPK is encoded by the coding sequence ATGTGTCAGCAATATACTAAAGCAAAGTACAGAACCAAAGCAATAAAAAGTGCAGCAAGGGATAGCTTAGCAAGAACCGCTCAAACTCAGTTTGAATTTACGAATATTAACAAGATTCCTTACTATCAGGATGGCAAAATATTAGAGCAGATTGATAAGCTGGAAAAGAAGAAAGAATGGGAAAAAGCCTATGCCATGCTAACAAATTATGTAAAGAGTTTTGGTATACAGAACTTTTACCGCGATACCCCTTTATTGTGGCGGCTTGCCAAATTAGTAGAATTATTAGATGATATAGAAAAAGCCAAATACCTATACAGGCTTGTATTAAAGCATCACCGGGGTGATATCCGCAAAGTGGAATTGTATTATGATTCTCTGTCTAAATATGATACCGATTATTTCGTTCCGATAGAATATTATTATGAATTAGTTGAGTACCGTAAATCAATTGATACGCTTCGTCCGCCGGTAGGAGTACTGCTGAATATGGGCTATGGAGTAAATTCTGAATATGCCGATTATGGCCCGACATTGAGTAAAGATAACAACTCATTGTTGTTTACATCCAAAAGAAATGTGAAAAAGGTAGGGGTAAATACAGTAGTTAACGAAGATATTTATTACACCCGTAAGGTAGACGACATTTGGGAAGATGCTCAGTCTTTAAGCACCATCAATACCCGTTATAACGAAGGTTCAGCGAAAATCAGTAAAGATGGACGCACTTTGTTTTTCTCACGGTGTGCCAGTCCGGAGAGTTATGGTAATTGCGACATTTTTGTAGCCCAACTCCAGCCTGACAGTACCTGGGGCAATGTCCGGAATCTGGGGCCGCAGGTGAACAGTACTGCCTGGGATTCTCATCCGGCTCTCTCTCATAATGAAGATACCTTATTTTTTGCTTCCGACCGGTTAGGTGGATTTGGCTTGTCGGACTTATATTTTACATTCAAACGGGCAGATGGCAGCTGGGCACCTGCACAGAATATGGGTCCGGTTATTAACACAAGACAAAGTGAAGTAAGTCCTTTCTATCATCCGCAGTTCGATGTGTTGTATTTCAGCTCAAATGGACAATTGCTCAATTTTGGCGATTTTGACATATATAAGTGTTACAAGATTGAAGGCATGTGGCAAGAACCCAGAAGCATTGGTCCTCTGGTAAATGGCAGAGGAAGTGAGTATTATTTTACTATTGACTCCCAGTCTAAAGATTTATTTTATGCCCGGTCCGAACATGACGATATTAAAAATATGGACCTGTTTTCTTTTCCACTACCCATGGAAGCTCAGCCGGGAGCGATCACTAAGTTTGAGGGTTCTGTAAAAGATTCTATTTCAGGAGCTGCTTTTACTGGCATTGTTTCCATTATAGATCTTACTAATAATATTGAAGTTGCCCCCAAATTCCTGCGTCCGGATGGGTCATATGATTTTGATCTGATCCGGAATAATGATTACCTGGTAATTATTACCGGAGAAGATTTCTTCCGGATTGAACGTACCTTCAGGCTGGTAGGAGATACGGCTATTCATATCGAAACGCCTCATATCGATCTGAAAAAATGGGAGTTTGCTTCTCTTGAATTCTCAGAGAACAGCGCTGAAATTAAGCCCGGCATGATGAAGGATCTGAATAAAGTCGTAGAATTTTTGCTGGATCACCCAGACTTTAAGTTAAAAATATCAGGACACACCGATTCACAGGGAGATGCCAATTCGAATATGAAACTTTCACAACGCCGGGCAGAATCAATAAAGAGCTATGTCATTAAGAAGGGCAATATGGAAGATAATCGGATAGAGGCTAAAGGTTATGGAAATACGATGCCTATTGTAGAGGAAAAAACAGATGCAGATAAGAAAATCAACCGAAGGGTAGAATTTGAGATATTCCGTCCTAAATGA
- a CDS encoding LolA family protein: MRKLLYLLVFLFVCVGSAFAQKEKRAAEILDAMSQKYKTIPAFKAQFSYTLESPTTGVNETYKGDLAVKGAKYHLNMGEQEIINNGSTVWTYLKEANEVNISDYEPDEDEISPSKIFTIYKQGYKYAFLEETKEAGQIYEVVELTPEDKTKQVFKVRLTVNKKDKSMRSLKVFEKNGNRYLYTVQKFTPTEIDDNYFAFDKSKYKGVEVIDLR; encoded by the coding sequence ATGAGAAAACTATTGTATTTACTTGTATTTCTATTCGTTTGTGTAGGTTCAGCCTTTGCGCAGAAAGAGAAAAGAGCTGCTGAAATCCTGGATGCCATGAGTCAGAAATATAAAACTATTCCTGCGTTTAAAGCACAATTTTCGTATACATTGGAAAGCCCAACTACCGGTGTAAATGAAACATATAAAGGGGATCTGGCTGTAAAAGGAGCTAAGTATCATCTGAATATGGGAGAACAGGAAATTATCAATAATGGCTCAACGGTGTGGACATATCTGAAAGAAGCGAACGAAGTAAACATTTCGGATTACGAGCCGGATGAAGATGAAATCAGTCCGAGTAAAATATTTACTATTTATAAACAGGGATATAAATATGCTTTCCTGGAGGAGACCAAAGAAGCCGGGCAGATCTATGAGGTAGTAGAATTAACACCGGAAGATAAAACCAAGCAGGTGTTCAAAGTAAGACTAACTGTCAATAAGAAAGATAAGTCTATGCGAAGTCTGAAAGTGTTTGAGAAAAATGGCAACCGTTATTTATATACCGTGCAAAAGTTTACCCCAACTGAGATAGATGATAATTATTTTGCTTTCGATAAATCAAAGTATAAAGGCGTAGAAGTAATTGACCTGAGATAG
- the lon gene encoding endopeptidase La has product MKYKNHKLYQTVLLPEAADDDAVEMIPLLSPEEEEEMDKYKIPDELPILPVKNTVLFPGVVIPITVSRQKSIRLVKKAYKGSRIIGVIAQANTSREEPGTEDLYKIGTVAYILKMLVLPDGNTTIIIQGKRRFEVTNFIQEEPYITAKVTLIHENFPDSSKRETKALVRSLKDAASKILKLNPEIPQEAQIALDNIESPSFLTHFLSSNINADVADKQRILETNDGMQRATTLLQFMLKDIQLLELKHEIQSKVHSDIDQQQRDYYLRQQIKVLQDELGYESQDQEIENLRAKGAKKKWPEIVAKHFNKEVDKITRMNPAAAEYPVAMNYVELLADLPWGEYTKDNFDLKKAKKILDADHYGLDKVKERIIEYLAVLKLKNNMKGPILCLYGPPGVGKTSLGRSIAKALHRKYVRMSLGGVHDEAEIRGHRKTYVGAMPGKLVQNIKKVKSSNPVFILDEIDKVSSDFRGDPSSALLEVLDPEQNFAFMDNYLEVEYDLSKVLFIATANSLETIHPALRDRMEIIEINGYTLEEKVQIAKSHLIPKQKKEHGLGTKDVTFDTKAIVKIIDDYTRESGVRNLERKIGAVIRKVAKSIAMEEPYNKVIQAKDVAKLLGSEIFDKELYQSNEAPGVVTGLAWTQVGGEILFIESSLSRGRGKLTLSGQLGDVMKESAIAALSYLRANAEALDIDYRVFDQFDLHIHVPAGAVPKDGPSAGITMFTSLASVFTQRKVKDRLAMTGEITLRGRVLPVGGIKEKILAAKRAGIKEIILCSKNKKDIEEINSSYIEDLTVHYVDHVDEVLAIALLKEKVKNPFNLSVIENNVPAPAYGNPVITSATLEKN; this is encoded by the coding sequence ATGAAATATAAAAATCATAAATTGTATCAGACTGTATTATTGCCCGAAGCCGCTGATGATGATGCTGTTGAGATGATTCCCCTGTTGTCGCCGGAAGAAGAGGAAGAAATGGATAAGTATAAAATCCCTGACGAACTGCCAATTCTGCCTGTTAAAAATACAGTATTATTTCCTGGTGTAGTAATTCCCATTACTGTAAGCCGCCAGAAATCGATACGCCTGGTGAAAAAAGCATATAAAGGGAGTCGCATTATTGGAGTGATTGCCCAGGCAAATACGTCTAGAGAAGAACCAGGTACTGAAGATCTCTATAAGATTGGTACTGTAGCCTATATTCTCAAGATGCTTGTGCTGCCAGATGGCAATACAACCATTATTATTCAAGGAAAAAGGCGTTTTGAAGTAACCAACTTTATTCAGGAAGAACCTTATATTACAGCCAAAGTAACGCTTATTCATGAAAACTTTCCTGATAGCAGCAAGCGGGAAACCAAGGCATTGGTACGGTCTCTGAAAGATGCAGCTTCCAAGATTCTGAAACTCAATCCTGAAATTCCTCAGGAAGCGCAGATTGCCCTGGATAATATCGAGAGCCCCAGCTTTCTTACTCATTTCCTTTCATCGAATATTAATGCAGATGTAGCGGATAAGCAGCGTATTCTGGAAACTAATGACGGCATGCAACGGGCTACAACCTTGTTGCAATTTATGCTGAAGGATATACAATTACTGGAATTAAAACATGAAATTCAGAGTAAGGTGCACTCTGATATTGACCAGCAGCAGCGTGATTATTATCTCCGCCAGCAAATCAAGGTATTACAGGATGAATTAGGGTATGAAAGCCAGGACCAGGAAATAGAAAACCTGCGGGCAAAAGGTGCAAAAAAGAAGTGGCCAGAAATAGTTGCCAAACATTTCAACAAAGAAGTAGACAAGATCACCCGCATGAATCCGGCAGCTGCCGAATATCCGGTAGCTATGAATTATGTGGAACTACTGGCTGATCTGCCCTGGGGAGAATATACTAAAGATAATTTTGACCTAAAAAAAGCAAAAAAGATTCTGGATGCAGATCATTATGGGCTGGATAAGGTAAAAGAACGCATTATTGAATACCTGGCCGTGTTGAAATTAAAAAACAACATGAAAGGTCCTATTCTTTGTTTATATGGACCTCCCGGCGTAGGTAAAACTTCTTTGGGCCGCTCTATTGCCAAAGCCTTGCATCGTAAATATGTCAGAATGTCATTAGGCGGGGTGCATGATGAAGCGGAGATCAGAGGGCACCGCAAAACCTATGTAGGAGCTATGCCAGGAAAGCTAGTTCAGAATATTAAGAAAGTAAAATCTTCTAACCCAGTCTTTATTTTAGATGAGATTGATAAAGTTTCTTCAGATTTCCGGGGTGATCCTTCCTCTGCACTACTGGAAGTATTAGACCCGGAGCAGAATTTTGCCTTTATGGATAATTATCTGGAAGTGGAATATGACCTTTCCAAAGTATTATTCATTGCCACGGCTAACTCTCTGGAAACCATTCATCCGGCTTTACGGGACAGGATGGAAATAATAGAGATTAATGGCTATACCCTGGAAGAAAAAGTACAAATTGCTAAAAGCCATTTGATTCCTAAGCAGAAAAAAGAACACGGCCTGGGAACCAAAGATGTAACTTTCGATACTAAAGCCATTGTAAAAATTATTGATGATTATACCAGAGAATCTGGTGTGCGGAATCTGGAACGCAAAATAGGAGCTGTTATCCGGAAAGTTGCCAAATCAATAGCTATGGAAGAACCTTATAATAAGGTTATACAGGCAAAAGATGTGGCTAAATTGCTCGGCAGTGAAATATTCGACAAAGAATTATATCAAAGCAACGAAGCTCCTGGTGTGGTTACCGGCCTGGCCTGGACACAAGTGGGCGGTGAAATTCTGTTCATTGAATCTAGTTTGAGCCGGGGCAGAGGTAAACTAACTCTTTCCGGACAACTGGGAGATGTGATGAAAGAATCTGCCATTGCTGCTTTGTCTTATTTGCGGGCGAATGCTGAGGCCCTCGATATCGATTACCGGGTATTCGACCAGTTTGATCTGCACATACATGTACCAGCTGGTGCTGTTCCTAAAGATGGCCCTTCTGCAGGTATTACGATGTTTACTTCTCTGGCTTCCGTATTTACCCAGCGTAAAGTAAAAGACCGCCTGGCTATGACTGGTGAAATTACGCTCAGAGGCCGGGTATTACCGGTAGGTGGTATTAAAGAGAAAATTCTCGCCGCTAAACGGGCTGGCATCAAAGAGATTATTCTGTGTTCAAAAAATAAAAAAGATATTGAAGAAATTAATTCATCCTACATCGAAGACCTGACTGTTCACTATGTAGATCATGTAGATGAAGTACTGGCCATTGCCTTGCTGAAAGAAAAAGTAAAAAATCCTTTCAACTTATCTGTAATAGAAAATAATGTTCCAGCTCCAGCATATGGTAATCCGGTTATTACAAGTGCTACGTTGGAAAAAAACTAA
- a CDS encoding (2Fe-2S) ferredoxin domain-containing protein, producing the protein MSKFHAPEKAIYVCVGSKCGKRGGKDMCKELKDLIKEKGLKDEVEIVKTECTDRCKFAPILSVQPANVWLREYSEKDAPRILKLAFQDK; encoded by the coding sequence ATGAGTAAATTTCATGCCCCAGAAAAAGCAATATATGTTTGTGTAGGTAGCAAATGTGGTAAAAGAGGAGGGAAGGATATGTGTAAAGAACTGAAAGACCTGATAAAAGAAAAAGGCTTAAAGGATGAAGTGGAGATTGTGAAAACCGAATGTACTGACCGCTGTAAATTCGCGCCCATATTATCTGTGCAGCCTGCCAACGTATGGCTTAGGGAGTATAGTGAAAAGGACGCTCCCAGAATTTTAAAACTCGCTTTTCAGGATAAATAA
- the pyrF gene encoding orotidine-5'-phosphate decarboxylase, which yields MTKEEIFNQIKQKQSYLCVGLDTVLQKIPRHLHSEKDPVFEFNKQIIDATADFCVAYKPNTAFYEALGSKGWESLQKTLEYIPDTFFKIADAKRGDIGNTSQLYARAFFEQMQADAITVAPYMGKDSVTPFLGFPDKWVILLALTSNPGSADFQTTALTSEEMLFEKVISVSSKWADASQLMYVVGATKAEQFKHIRKLIPEHFLLVPGVGTQGGDLALLSQFGMNKYCGLLVNASRSVIYASNGKDFAVQAANETKRMQEEMAKYLEKYLV from the coding sequence ATGACCAAAGAAGAAATTTTTAATCAGATTAAGCAGAAGCAGTCCTATTTATGTGTGGGTTTAGACACAGTCCTTCAGAAAATCCCCAGACATCTACATTCAGAGAAAGATCCGGTTTTTGAATTTAACAAGCAAATCATTGATGCAACAGCCGATTTTTGTGTGGCTTATAAACCAAACACGGCATTCTATGAAGCTTTAGGTTCGAAAGGCTGGGAAAGTCTGCAAAAGACACTCGAGTACATCCCTGATACTTTTTTCAAAATTGCAGATGCCAAAAGAGGGGATATCGGTAATACCTCGCAATTATATGCAAGAGCTTTTTTTGAACAGATGCAGGCCGATGCTATTACGGTTGCTCCATATATGGGCAAAGATTCAGTAACCCCTTTTCTTGGTTTTCCTGACAAATGGGTTATTTTACTGGCATTAACCTCGAATCCTGGCAGTGCCGATTTCCAGACTACTGCTTTAACATCTGAGGAAATGCTATTCGAGAAAGTAATTTCAGTTTCTTCAAAGTGGGCTGATGCTTCGCAGTTAATGTATGTAGTAGGCGCAACAAAGGCAGAACAATTCAAACATATCCGGAAACTTATTCCTGAACATTTCCTGTTGGTACCGGGCGTAGGTACGCAGGGTGGAGATCTGGCGCTACTTTCCCAATTTGGGATGAACAAGTACTGCGGACTTCTGGTGAATGCCTCCAGATCTGTAATTTATGCCTCAAATGGAAAAGATTTTGCTGTTCAAGCGGCTAACGAAACCAAACGCATGCAAGAGGAAATGGCCAAATATCTGGAAAAATACCTGGTTTGA
- a CDS encoding DUF6702 family protein, whose protein sequence is MLSFISFLSWIYLLAEPAHEFHTSLAQIQYNTTTKSFEVSLRVFTDDLEAALTRENNNQKVSISDTKLADPFIEKYINKHLLIHTKQGHKQQMTFVGKEIEVDVTWIYVEVSATDDLGGLRIQNTILTELFDDQVNIVNLNYLRKTSTYLFKNGQTVQDVGN, encoded by the coding sequence ATGTTATCGTTTATTTCCTTCCTATCCTGGATTTATTTATTGGCAGAGCCTGCACATGAGTTTCACACCAGTCTGGCACAGATTCAATACAATACAACTACAAAATCCTTTGAGGTAAGCCTGCGTGTGTTTACTGACGACCTCGAAGCAGCACTGACCAGAGAAAATAACAATCAGAAGGTAAGTATTTCAGATACCAAACTTGCAGATCCATTCATTGAAAAGTATATAAATAAACATCTGCTCATTCATACAAAACAGGGCCATAAACAGCAAATGACGTTTGTAGGAAAAGAAATTGAAGTAGATGTAACCTGGATATATGTTGAAGTATCAGCTACTGATGACCTGGGAGGTCTGCGTATACAGAATACGATTCTGACAGAGTTATTTGATGACCAAGTAAATATTGTAAACCTGAATTATCTGCGGAAAACGTCTACCTATTTATTTAAAAATGGGCAGACGGTACAAGATGTAGGAAATTAG
- a CDS encoding FtsK/SpoIIIE family DNA translocase gives MAKNTFKENTFKKDNDVKKPADAGSATVAPKVKRTIKLKPDRRLELTGGFLLMFISLFLAVAFISYLFTGKADQSVVDAVFDTTVRESGAEAENWMRLTGAVVSHIFIFKWFGIASFLFVPVFFFVGYKIVFKRELFPVNRLTKFSLFSIIWLSLLLGYLVLSLDGESSLGFISGGIGYEIAAISDGLMGWGTMLLIIFSLLVFTIYFFDITTVKAFNRKINETIQEIETATQEQVKFVPKNEPVAYEHEPVLKPAKPMPVEEEILVPSLKPATSNGSPALSIQRTNGNNGSSKKADVEFSIEERPAPEETELELENIADDPVPFIKNMGNYDPTLDLPSYQYPPVELLNEYSTDKVQVSVEELEANKDKIVETLANYSIGIASIKATIGPTVTLYEIIPEAGIRISKIKNLEDDIALSLSALGIRIIAPIPGKGTIGIEVPNKNREMVAMRSVLATEKFMKSTMELPVVLGKTIANEIYVADLAKMPHLLMAGATGQGKSVGLNVILTSLIYKKHPSQLKFVLVDPKKVELTLFNKIERHFLAMLPDGQEPIITDTKKVVNTLNSLCIEMDMRYDLLKEAGCRNLKEYNHKFVERRLNPEKGHRFMPYIVLVIDELADLMMTAGKEVEQPIARLAQLARAIGIHLVVATQRPSVNVITGIIKANFPARLSFKVTSKIDSRTILDTGGADQLVGQGDMLLSNGSDIIRLQCAFLDTPEVDRICEFIGNQRGYDSAYILPEYEGDESGEEKADFDPSNRDPLFEEAARVIVTHQQGSTSLLQRRLKLGYNRAGRLIDQLESAGVVGPFEGSKAREVLIPDENSLEQLLNKLNNN, from the coding sequence ATGGCAAAAAATACGTTTAAAGAAAATACATTTAAAAAAGACAATGATGTAAAAAAGCCTGCTGATGCTGGTTCTGCGACTGTAGCGCCAAAAGTGAAGCGTACTATTAAACTCAAGCCCGACAGACGCCTGGAATTAACAGGAGGTTTTTTACTGATGTTTATTTCGTTGTTTCTGGCTGTTGCGTTTATTTCTTATTTATTTACCGGCAAGGCTGATCAAAGTGTAGTTGATGCTGTATTTGATACAACCGTGCGTGAATCCGGGGCGGAAGCCGAAAACTGGATGCGTTTAACCGGAGCGGTGGTTTCACATATTTTTATTTTCAAATGGTTCGGTATTGCCTCTTTTTTGTTTGTGCCTGTATTTTTCTTTGTAGGCTATAAAATTGTTTTCAAAAGAGAGCTGTTTCCTGTCAACCGGTTAACCAAATTTTCTCTGTTTTCTATTATCTGGCTTAGCTTGTTGTTAGGCTATCTGGTACTGAGTCTGGATGGAGAAAGCAGTTTAGGGTTTATCTCCGGAGGAATCGGGTATGAAATAGCTGCCATTTCAGATGGACTCATGGGTTGGGGAACAATGCTGCTGATTATATTCTCGCTTCTGGTTTTTACTATTTATTTTTTTGACATTACTACTGTTAAGGCATTTAACCGGAAAATCAACGAAACTATTCAGGAAATAGAAACCGCTACTCAGGAGCAAGTAAAATTTGTTCCCAAAAACGAGCCAGTAGCCTATGAGCATGAACCAGTACTGAAACCGGCGAAGCCTATGCCAGTCGAAGAGGAAATACTGGTTCCTTCCTTAAAACCAGCTACCAGCAATGGAAGCCCTGCCCTATCTATTCAGCGAACCAATGGGAATAATGGCAGCAGTAAAAAGGCTGATGTCGAGTTCAGTATCGAAGAAAGGCCTGCTCCGGAAGAAACTGAACTGGAATTAGAAAACATTGCCGATGATCCGGTTCCTTTCATCAAAAATATGGGCAATTACGACCCCACCCTGGATCTGCCATCGTACCAGTATCCGCCGGTGGAATTGCTCAATGAATATTCTACAGATAAAGTACAGGTAAGCGTAGAAGAACTCGAGGCAAATAAAGACAAAATTGTAGAAACGCTGGCTAATTACAGTATTGGCATTGCTTCAATCAAAGCTACTATTGGCCCAACTGTTACCTTATATGAGATTATTCCCGAAGCTGGTATCCGGATTTCCAAGATCAAGAACCTGGAAGATGATATTGCACTAAGTTTATCTGCTTTAGGTATACGCATTATTGCACCTATTCCTGGCAAAGGTACCATAGGGATTGAAGTTCCTAATAAAAACCGGGAAATGGTAGCCATGCGTTCGGTACTGGCTACAGAAAAATTCATGAAAAGTACGATGGAACTGCCTGTGGTGCTGGGAAAAACGATTGCTAATGAAATCTATGTAGCTGATCTGGCCAAAATGCCTCACCTGCTGATGGCTGGTGCTACCGGGCAAGGTAAATCGGTAGGTTTAAATGTGATTCTTACATCGCTCATTTACAAAAAGCATCCTTCTCAACTAAAATTTGTACTGGTTGACCCGAAAAAAGTAGAACTTACGCTGTTTAATAAAATCGAACGTCATTTTCTGGCCATGTTGCCGGATGGACAGGAGCCTATTATTACAGATACAAAAAAGGTAGTAAATACTTTGAACTCGTTGTGTATTGAGATGGATATGCGGTATGATTTACTCAAAGAAGCTGGATGCCGGAATCTGAAAGAGTATAACCATAAATTTGTGGAAAGAAGGTTGAACCCTGAAAAGGGACACCGGTTTATGCCATATATCGTACTTGTGATTGATGAGCTGGCAGATTTAATGATGACAGCCGGAAAAGAAGTAGAACAACCTATCGCCCGGTTAGCGCAGCTGGCTCGTGCCATAGGTATCCATCTGGTTGTAGCGACTCAGCGACCTTCTGTGAATGTGATTACAGGTATCATTAAAGCAAACTTTCCAGCCAGGTTGTCTTTTAAAGTGACTTCAAAAATAGATTCCCGCACGATTCTGGATACTGGTGGTGCCGATCAGCTGGTCGGACAAGGCGATATGCTGTTGTCGAATGGATCAGATATTATCCGCTTGCAATGTGCTTTCCTGGATACCCCAGAAGTAGACCGTATTTGTGAATTTATTGGCAATCAGCGGGGCTATGATTCAGCCTATATTCTGCCAGAGTATGAGGGTGATGAGAGTGGCGAAGAAAAAGCCGATTTTGATCCATCTAACCGGGACCCTTTATTTGAGGAAGCTGCCAGAGTGATTGTAACGCATCAGCAGGGGAGTACTTCCTTACTGCAACGTAGGCTGAAATTAGGATATAACCGGGCAGGCCGCCTCATTGACCAATTGGAATCTGCTGGTGTAGTGGGTCCTTTTGAAGGAAGTAAAGCCAGAGAAGTGCTTATTCCGGATGAAAATAGTTTGGAACAATTATTGAATAAACTGAATAATAACTAA